A DNA window from Paenibacillus andongensis contains the following coding sequences:
- the ltrA gene encoding group II intron reverse transcriptase/maturase translates to MNAEYTANATNENARQLQNTLYLAAKENPKRKFHALYDKVFRKDILQEAWRRVKTNRGSAGIDGQSIEFIVREIGEESFIEEIRQQLMNGEYRPSPVKRKEIPKPDGKARPLGIPTVRDRTVQMATKLVIEGIFESDFKDCSYGFRPKRSAHHAIKSIRESINWGVINWVVDVDITGYFDNISHSKLMKLVEERICDRRILKLIRQWLEAGVMKDGVWHKTEIGSPQGGVISPLLANIYLNYLDTIWEKQFSHLGKLVRYADDLVILCRYKPQALEAIHVLKAIFGKLELTMNTSKSKLVCLWKNQDGFDFLGFHHRKMPHLHKKGVMYRLRSFPSKKAMKKMRTRLNEETASRGRLNWPLKQMVGLLNPMIQGWRNFYAHLDVDRSMANRFLAKVDWYILRRLRLFWNNKHRKRKRNWSEMHILLQRTGLKTLCTWVKPYCPG, encoded by the coding sequence GTGAATGCCGAATACACGGCTAACGCCACCAATGAAAACGCTCGACAACTCCAAAATACCCTCTATCTTGCGGCTAAGGAGAACCCAAAGCGTAAGTTTCATGCGCTGTACGACAAAGTATTCCGGAAAGATATCCTGCAAGAAGCATGGAGAAGAGTGAAAACCAATCGTGGAAGTGCCGGCATCGATGGACAATCAATCGAATTCATCGTCCGAGAGATTGGCGAAGAATCCTTCATCGAAGAGATCAGGCAACAGCTAATGAATGGGGAATACCGACCTTCTCCGGTCAAACGGAAAGAGATTCCGAAGCCGGACGGAAAGGCACGTCCCTTGGGTATTCCAACAGTCCGTGACCGGACTGTTCAGATGGCAACCAAACTGGTGATCGAAGGTATATTCGAATCAGATTTTAAAGATTGCTCTTACGGATTTCGCCCCAAACGGTCGGCTCACCACGCTATAAAGAGCATCCGGGAAAGCATCAATTGGGGCGTCATCAACTGGGTGGTCGACGTAGATATAACAGGCTACTTCGATAATATCTCCCACAGCAAGCTGATGAAACTGGTCGAAGAACGCATCTGCGACAGGCGCATTCTAAAGTTAATTAGACAGTGGCTTGAAGCAGGCGTTATGAAGGATGGCGTATGGCACAAAACGGAGATCGGTAGCCCACAAGGCGGTGTAATATCTCCTCTTCTCGCCAACATTTATCTCAACTACCTCGATACGATATGGGAGAAACAATTCTCTCATCTGGGCAAGCTAGTAAGGTATGCAGACGATCTTGTCATTCTATGCCGGTACAAACCGCAGGCACTCGAAGCTATTCATGTACTCAAGGCTATCTTCGGAAAACTAGAGTTGACCATGAACACATCCAAATCAAAGTTAGTATGTCTATGGAAGAATCAGGATGGGTTTGACTTTCTTGGCTTTCACCATAGGAAGATGCCGCATCTCCATAAAAAGGGGGTTATGTATAGACTTCGAAGCTTTCCATCGAAGAAAGCGATGAAGAAGATGCGTACTCGTTTGAACGAAGAAACGGCATCCCGAGGACGGTTAAACTGGCCGTTAAAGCAAATGGTTGGGCTACTGAATCCTATGATCCAAGGGTGGCGTAACTTCTACGCTCATCTGGATGTAGATCGAAGTATGGCAAACCGTTTCCTTGCGAAAGTGGACTGGTACATCCTGAGGAGATTGAGACTGTTCTGGAATAACAAACATAGGAAGCGCAAGCGGAATTGGTCAGAAATGCATATTCTGCTTCAACGTACAGGACTGAAAACATTATGCACTTGGGTAAAACCGTACTGCCCTGGATGA